One Aegilops tauschii subsp. strangulata cultivar AL8/78 chromosome 7, Aet v6.0, whole genome shotgun sequence genomic window carries:
- the LOC109735832 gene encoding polyubiquitin-like, with product MSRRVQISVMTMAGKVLSLDVRTTDTVGHVKTNIHRELGVPPPRQRLVLDGKVLQDGRTLASYGVGAAGKAGSSCCRLHLAVRRELMEIFVKVPSGRTLIITVEGSDTVGSVMEKVRQKEGVPLDPQRVVYAEKQLEHGRTLAEYNVMKESTLCVILRLGGPHKCADFAGRSNCLCNGHI from the coding sequence ATGAGCCGTCGTGTCCAGATCTCCGTCATGACAATGGCGGGCAAGGTCCTCTCGCTTGACGTCCGGACCACGGACACCGTCGGCCACGTCAAGACGAACATCCACCGCGAGCTGGGCGTGCCCCCGCCCCGGCAGCGCCTGGTCCTCGACGGGAAGGTGCTGCAGGACGGGCGCACACTGGCGTCCTACGGCGTCGGCGCCGCCGGGAAGGCGGGGTCCTCCTGCTGCCGCCTCCACCTCGCCGTCCGCCGCGAGCTGATGGAGATCTTCGTGAAGGTGCCGAGCGGCAGGACCCTCATCATCACGGTCGAGGGATCGGACACCGTCGGGAGCGTCATGGAGAAGGTCCGTCAGAAGGAGGGCGTCCCGCTCGACCCACAGCGCGTCGTCTATGCCGAGAAGCAGCTGGAGCATGGCCGCACCTTGGCGGAGTACAACGTGATGAAGGAGTCGACGCTCTGCGTGATCCTCCGCCTCGGTGGCCCTCACAAGTGCGCTGATTTTGCTGGGAGAAGCAACTGTCTCTGTAATGGACATATATAG
- the LOC109735833 gene encoding polyubiquitin-like: MSNGRLTLEVKSSDTVDNVKKRIHVTCGIPPPSQLALVFDGRQLEDGHGLDGYGVCVGSTLHLILHGSGSMLIFARLPIARKNPIIPLMVQSSDTVNIFREKLQELKGITASEQRIIFRGS, translated from the coding sequence ATGTCGAATGGCCGGTTAACCCTCGAGGTCAAGAGCTCAGACACCGTAGACAACGTCAAGAAAAGGATTCATGTTACTTGCGGCATCCCGCCACCATCCCAGCTGGCCCTTGTCTTCGACGGGAGGCAGCTAGAGGACGGGCATGGACTGGATGGCTATGGCGTCTGTGTGGGGTCCACCCTTCACCTAATCCTTCATGGGTCAGGGTCGATGCTCATCTTTGCCAGACTGCCTATTGCCCGCAAGAACCCCATAATTCCTCTTATGGTCCAGAGTTCAGATACCGTCAACATATTCAGGGAGAAGCTTCAAGAATTGAAGGGGATTACCGCATCCGAGCAGCGCATCATCTTCCGGGGAAGCTAG